From Klebsiella electrica, the proteins below share one genomic window:
- the hcr gene encoding NADH oxidoreductase — protein MTMPTHQCPWRMQVHHIHQETPDVWTISLLCHDYYPYRAGQYALVSVRHSAETLRAYTLSSTPGVSEYITLTVRRIDEGAGSQWLTRDLKRGDYLWLSDAMGEFTCEDKADDKFLMLAAGCGVTPIMSMRRWLAKYRPQADVQVIYNIRSPQEVIFADEWRQYPVTLVAENNAAHGFVAGRLTTELLNSVPDLAARTVMTCGPAPYMDWVEQEVAALGVTRFFKEKFFTPVAQAASDGLKFTKLQPAKAFYAPVGTTLLEALESNQVPVTVACRAGVCGCCKTKVVSGDYTVSSTMTLSEAEIADGYVLACSCHPQGDLVLA, from the coding sequence ATGACCATGCCAACCCATCAGTGCCCGTGGCGGATGCAGGTTCATCACATCCATCAGGAGACGCCGGATGTCTGGACAATTTCGCTGCTGTGTCACGACTATTATCCGTACCGCGCCGGGCAATATGCGCTGGTGAGCGTACGACATTCGGCGGAAACGCTGCGCGCCTATACCCTCTCCTCAACCCCGGGGGTCAGCGAATACATTACGCTGACCGTTCGCCGGATTGACGAGGGCGCGGGCTCACAGTGGCTGACCCGTGACCTCAAACGCGGAGATTATCTCTGGCTGTCCGACGCGATGGGTGAGTTCACCTGTGAAGATAAAGCCGATGATAAGTTCCTGATGCTGGCCGCCGGCTGCGGCGTCACGCCGATTATGTCGATGCGCCGCTGGTTGGCCAAATATCGTCCGCAGGCCGATGTGCAGGTGATTTACAATATTCGCTCGCCTCAGGAGGTGATTTTCGCCGATGAGTGGCGGCAGTATCCGGTGACGCTGGTCGCGGAAAACAACGCCGCCCACGGTTTTGTCGCCGGGCGTCTGACCACCGAGTTACTGAATAGCGTGCCGGATCTCGCGGCCCGGACGGTCATGACCTGCGGACCAGCGCCTTATATGGACTGGGTCGAACAGGAAGTCGCCGCGCTTGGCGTGACCCGCTTCTTTAAAGAGAAGTTCTTTACGCCGGTGGCACAAGCGGCCAGCGACGGACTGAAGTTCACCAAACTGCAGCCGGCGAAAGCGTTTTATGCGCCGGTCGGCACCACGCTGCTGGAGGCGCTGGAAAGCAACCAGGTGCCGGTGACCGTCGCCTGCCGCGCAGGCGTATGCGGCTGCTGCAAAACCAAAGTGGTTTCCGGCGATTACACGGTCAGCAGCACCATGACGCTGAGCGAGGCAGAAATCGCTGACGGCTACGTGCTGGCCTGCTCCTGCCATCCACAGGGCGATCTGGTTCTCGCCTGA
- a CDS encoding DoxX family protein: MIKSLLINVNKMLAKDDVGKLLLRLTVGGLMLFHGLHKLFEGVDGISGMLVAKGLPGFIAYGVLIGEVVAPCLIILGILTRPAALVLAFTMIVAWLMVGTGETFALDAVGAWALESLVYFFTGALAIACLGAGRFSVAGNSVWR, translated from the coding sequence ATGATAAAGTCACTGTTAATCAATGTTAATAAAATGCTAGCGAAAGACGATGTCGGCAAACTCTTGTTACGACTTACCGTGGGCGGGCTGATGTTGTTTCATGGATTACACAAACTGTTTGAGGGGGTAGATGGCATCAGCGGCATGCTGGTGGCGAAAGGGTTGCCGGGATTTATCGCCTACGGCGTCCTGATTGGTGAAGTGGTTGCGCCGTGTCTGATTATTCTTGGTATCCTCACCCGACCAGCAGCGCTGGTGCTGGCGTTTACGATGATCGTCGCATGGCTGATGGTTGGCACCGGTGAAACTTTTGCGTTGGATGCGGTTGGTGCATGGGCGCTCGAAAGCCTGGTCTATTTCTTTACTGGCGCGCTGGCGATTGCCTGTCTTGGGGCGGGGCGTTTCTCGGTGGCGGGAAATTCGGTCTGGCGGTGA
- the poxB gene encoding ubiquinone-dependent pyruvate dehydrogenase, whose translation MKQTVAAYIAKTLEQAGVKRIWGVTGDSLNGLSDSLNRMGTIAWMPTRHEEVAAFAAGAEAQLTGELAVCAGSCGPGNLHLINGLFDCHRNHVPVVAIAAHIPSSEIGSGYFQETHPQELFRECSHYCELVSTPEQIPQVLAIAMRKAVINRGVSVVVLPGDVALKAAPESASTHWYAAPLPTVTPPEEEIKKLAQVLRYASNIALLCGSGCAGAHAELVEFAAKLKAPVVHALRGKEHVEYDNPYDVGMTGLIGFSSGFHTMMNADTLVLLGTQFPYRAFYPTDAKIIQIDINPGSIGAHSKVDMALVGDIKSTLGALLPHLEEKTDRTFLDKALEHYSEARKGLDDLAKPSDKAIHPQYLAQQIGHFAADDAIFTCDVGTPTVWAARYLKMNGRRRLIGSFNHGSMANAMPQAIGAKAAAPDRQVVALCGDGGFSMLMGDFLSLAQMKLPVKIIIFNNSVLGFVAMEMKAGGYLTDGTELHDTNFARIAEACGITGIRVEKASEVDSALQTAFSTDGPVLVDVVVAKEELAIPPQIKLEQAKGFSLYMLRAIISGRGDEVIELAKTNWLR comes from the coding sequence ATGAAACAAACCGTGGCGGCATATATAGCAAAAACACTTGAACAGGCCGGCGTAAAACGCATATGGGGCGTCACCGGCGACTCCCTCAACGGACTGAGCGATAGCCTGAACCGGATGGGCACCATTGCCTGGATGCCCACCCGACATGAAGAAGTCGCCGCCTTTGCGGCTGGCGCCGAAGCGCAGTTAACCGGAGAGCTGGCAGTATGCGCAGGTTCATGCGGCCCGGGTAACCTCCATCTCATTAACGGCCTTTTCGACTGCCATCGCAATCATGTTCCCGTGGTCGCCATCGCCGCCCATATTCCCTCCAGTGAAATCGGCAGCGGCTATTTCCAGGAAACCCATCCGCAGGAGCTGTTTCGTGAATGCAGCCACTATTGCGAGCTGGTCTCCACGCCAGAGCAAATCCCACAGGTGCTGGCCATCGCGATGCGTAAAGCGGTGATTAACCGTGGCGTATCGGTGGTGGTGCTGCCCGGCGACGTGGCGCTGAAAGCCGCCCCGGAGAGCGCCAGCACCCACTGGTACGCCGCGCCGCTGCCGACGGTCACGCCGCCGGAGGAAGAGATCAAAAAGCTGGCGCAGGTGCTGCGCTATGCCAGTAATATCGCCCTGCTGTGCGGCAGCGGCTGCGCTGGCGCGCACGCAGAGCTGGTCGAGTTTGCCGCGAAATTAAAAGCCCCTGTCGTCCATGCCCTGCGTGGTAAAGAGCACGTTGAGTATGACAACCCCTATGATGTCGGGATGACCGGACTGATTGGCTTCTCCTCGGGTTTCCATACCATGATGAATGCCGATACCCTGGTGCTGCTGGGCACCCAGTTCCCCTACCGGGCCTTCTACCCCACCGACGCCAAAATTATCCAGATTGATATCAACCCCGGCAGCATCGGCGCCCATAGCAAAGTCGATATGGCGCTGGTTGGCGATATTAAGTCCACGCTCGGCGCGCTGCTGCCGCATCTGGAAGAGAAAACCGACCGCACGTTTCTGGATAAAGCCCTTGAGCACTATAGTGAAGCGCGTAAAGGGCTCGATGATCTGGCAAAGCCGAGCGACAAAGCGATTCATCCGCAGTATCTGGCGCAGCAGATCGGTCATTTTGCCGCCGACGACGCAATTTTCACCTGCGACGTCGGGACACCGACCGTCTGGGCCGCGCGCTATCTGAAAATGAACGGCAGACGCCGCCTGATCGGGTCGTTTAACCACGGTTCGATGGCTAACGCCATGCCGCAGGCGATTGGCGCCAAGGCGGCAGCGCCGGATCGCCAGGTGGTGGCGCTGTGCGGCGACGGTGGTTTTAGCATGTTGATGGGCGACTTTCTCTCGCTGGCGCAGATGAAGCTGCCGGTGAAAATTATCATCTTTAATAATAGCGTCCTCGGCTTCGTGGCAATGGAAATGAAAGCCGGAGGCTATCTGACCGACGGTACCGAACTGCACGACACCAATTTCGCCCGCATTGCTGAAGCCTGCGGGATAACAGGGATCCGCGTCGAAAAAGCCAGCGAGGTCGATAGCGCGTTACAGACCGCGTTTAGTACCGATGGCCCGGTGCTGGTGGATGTTGTCGTCGCCAAAGAGGAGCTGGCCATTCCGCCGCAGATCAAACTGGAGCAGGCCAAAGGATTTAGTCTGTACATGCTGCGTGCCATTATCAGCGGACGCGGCGATGAGGTCATCGAACTGGCGAAAACCAACTGGCTCAGGTAA
- the ltaE gene encoding low-specificity L-threonine aldolase, which translates to MIDLRSDTVTRPGPAMLEAMMAAPVGDDVYGDDPTVNELQRYAAQLAAKEAALFLPTGTQANLVGLLSHCQRGEEYIVGQGAHNYLYEAGGAAVLGSIQPQPIDAAADGTLPLDKVAAKIKPDDIHFAPTRLLSLENTHNGKVLPRAYLQEAWEFTRKHNLALHVDGARIFNAVVDYGCELRDIAQYCDSFTICLSKGLGTPVGSLLVGSHEYIRRATRWRKMVGGGMRQAGILAAAGLYALQNNVQRLQEDHDNATWMAGQLSAIGADVTRHDTNMLFVRVGEEHATALGAFMQQRGVLINASPIVRLVTHLDVSRQQLADVVGHWQAFLQR; encoded by the coding sequence GTGATAGATTTACGCAGTGATACCGTAACCCGGCCAGGCCCCGCCATGCTGGAGGCGATGATGGCCGCGCCGGTCGGAGACGACGTGTATGGCGACGACCCGACGGTAAATGAACTTCAGCGCTACGCCGCACAGCTGGCCGCTAAAGAAGCCGCGCTGTTCCTGCCCACCGGCACCCAGGCTAATCTGGTCGGTCTGCTAAGCCACTGCCAGCGCGGCGAAGAGTATATCGTCGGCCAGGGCGCGCATAACTATCTGTATGAAGCGGGCGGAGCGGCAGTGCTGGGTAGCATTCAGCCACAGCCGATCGATGCCGCCGCAGACGGCACTCTGCCGCTGGATAAGGTCGCCGCGAAGATTAAACCTGACGATATCCACTTTGCCCCGACACGCCTGCTGAGCCTCGAAAACACCCACAACGGTAAGGTTCTGCCGCGCGCATACCTCCAGGAGGCATGGGAGTTTACCCGTAAGCATAATCTGGCATTGCACGTTGATGGCGCGCGTATCTTCAATGCGGTGGTTGATTACGGCTGCGAACTGCGCGACATCGCGCAGTACTGTGATTCATTCACTATCTGTCTCTCCAAAGGGCTGGGTACGCCGGTCGGCTCGCTGCTGGTCGGTAGCCACGAGTACATTCGCCGCGCCACCCGCTGGCGGAAAATGGTCGGCGGCGGCATGCGCCAGGCCGGGATTCTGGCGGCGGCGGGCCTCTACGCCCTGCAAAACAACGTCCAACGGCTACAAGAGGATCACGATAATGCGACGTGGATGGCCGGGCAACTCAGCGCCATTGGCGCCGACGTGACCCGGCATGATACCAACATGCTGTTTGTCCGCGTGGGGGAAGAGCACGCCACAGCGCTGGGGGCATTTATGCAGCAGCGCGGCGTGCTGATCAATGCTTCGCCGATCGTGCGCCTGGTGACGCATCTGGATGTCAGCCGCCAGCAGCTTGCGGACGTCGTCGGCCACTGGCAGGCATTTTTGCAACGCTAA
- a CDS encoding SDR family oxidoreductase yields MSQHILVLGASGYIGQHLVQALSEQGYPVLAAARHVDRLQKLNLPGVSCQPLDLNQPQGLSALLAQADTVYYLVHGMGEGGDFIAHERRVAVNVRDALRVTPVRQLIFLSSLQAPEAEQSDHLRARQITADILREAAVPVTELRAGIIIGAGSAAFEVMRDMVYNLPVLTPPRWVRSRTTPVALENLLYYLVQLLHHPASAHRILEAAGPEVLSYQQQFTRFMAVSGKQRLLIPIPFPTRWISVWFLNVITSVPPTIARALIQGLKHDLIADDRALRALIPQPLISFNEAVRRTLKDEEQLANSSDWGYDAQAFARWRPEYGYYPKQAGCTISTRASAAALWQVVNQIGGKEGYFFGNILWQIRGMMDLLVGHRLAKGRPDRANLQTGDTVDSWKVIIVEPEKQLTLLFGMKAPGLGRLSFTLRDKGDRRELDVRAWWHPHGMPGLFYWLLMIPAHLFIFRGMARRIARLAEQITGK; encoded by the coding sequence GTGTCGCAACACATTCTGGTGCTCGGCGCCAGCGGCTATATCGGCCAGCATCTGGTGCAGGCATTAAGCGAGCAGGGTTACCCGGTGCTGGCGGCGGCGCGCCATGTCGACAGACTGCAAAAGCTCAATCTCCCGGGCGTAAGCTGCCAGCCGCTCGATCTTAACCAACCGCAGGGGCTGTCCGCCCTGCTGGCGCAGGCGGATACCGTGTATTATCTGGTGCACGGAATGGGCGAAGGCGGCGACTTTATTGCCCACGAGCGCCGGGTCGCGGTCAACGTTCGTGATGCCCTGCGCGTCACGCCAGTCCGGCAGCTGATTTTTCTCAGTTCCCTGCAGGCGCCGGAAGCGGAACAATCGGATCATCTGCGCGCCAGGCAAATCACCGCCGACATTCTGCGGGAAGCCGCCGTCCCGGTCACCGAACTGCGGGCGGGAATTATCATCGGCGCCGGTTCCGCCGCTTTCGAAGTGATGCGCGATATGGTCTACAATCTGCCGGTTCTGACGCCGCCGCGCTGGGTTCGCTCGCGAACGACGCCTGTCGCGCTGGAGAACCTGCTCTATTATCTGGTGCAACTGCTGCATCATCCGGCCAGCGCTCATCGGATACTGGAAGCCGCCGGACCAGAAGTATTAAGTTACCAGCAGCAGTTCACTCGCTTTATGGCGGTGAGCGGCAAGCAGCGCCTGTTAATCCCGATTCCGTTTCCCACCCGCTGGATTTCGGTGTGGTTTCTCAACGTGATCACGTCGGTGCCTCCCACCATCGCCCGGGCATTGATTCAGGGGCTAAAGCACGATCTGATCGCCGACGATCGCGCCCTGCGCGCGCTGATCCCCCAGCCGCTTATCTCCTTTAATGAGGCGGTGCGCCGCACGTTAAAAGACGAAGAGCAGCTGGCGAACTCCAGCGACTGGGGCTATGACGCCCAGGCGTTTGCCCGCTGGCGGCCGGAGTATGGCTACTACCCTAAACAGGCCGGTTGTACGATCAGCACCCGCGCCAGCGCGGCGGCGCTGTGGCAGGTGGTTAATCAAATCGGCGGCAAAGAGGGTTACTTCTTTGGCAACATTTTGTGGCAAATCCGCGGGATGATGGACCTGCTGGTCGGCCACCGGCTGGCGAAAGGCCGTCCCGATCGCGCCAACCTGCAGACCGGGGATACGGTGGACAGCTGGAAGGTCATTATCGTCGAACCGGAAAAGCAGCTAACCTTACTATTCGGCATGAAAGCGCCGGGTCTGGGACGACTGAGTTTTACGCTCAGAGATAAAGGCGATCGCCGCGAGCTGGATGTCCGCGCCTGGTGGCATCCTCACGGCATGCCCGGGCTGTTCTACTGGCTGCTGATGATCCCGGCGCATCTGTTTATCTTTCGCGGCATGGCGCGACGCATTGCCCGGCTGGCCGAACAAATCACAGGCAAATAG